CCATTCAGGGCGACGAAGCGCTGCCCGCCCAGCGTAAACTCGACGACGAGCACCGAACCCTCCTTCCCGGACGGATTGTCGCCGACGTTGCGTTGAACGTGCAGTATCTCCGAGTCGGGCATGAGCGAGACGTAGAAGTTCGCGGCTTCCTCGGCATTACCGTTGAACCACAGGCAGGGCGTGACCTTGGACATCGTGGATGCTCCTCTGAGGGATTGCGATTTTCCTTGAGGGAATCGATCAGGCGTTGGCCATGGCGGGCTGGGTGGTGGCGGCCGCCACGTCCATCCACATCACTTCCCAGATGTGGCCGTCCGGATCCTCGAAGCTGCGGCCATACATGAAGCCGAAATCCTGCTTCGGGCCGGGATCGGCCGTGCCGCCCGAGGCCTCCGCCTTGCCGATGATCTCGTCGACGGCGTCGCGGCTGTCGGCGGACAGGCAGATCAGCACCTCGCTCGTGGTCTTGGCGTCCGCGATCGCCTTCGGCGTGAACTGGCGGAATTTGTCGTGGGTCAGCAGCATGACGAAAATGGTCTCGGAAATGACCATGCAGGACGCCGTCTCGTCGCTGAATTGCGGGTTCTTGACCGCGCCGACCGCCTCGTAAAAGGCGGTGGCGCGCTTGAGGTCGGTCACGGGCAGGTTGACGAAGATCATCTTGGGCATCGGAAGCTCCTTGCGAAGGGTTCTGCCCAAGGACGGACGGGCCAGCAGCCATCCGACACGGCTTCCGAATATTTTTGGCCCGAGGCCTGCGGGGTTCTGTCGCAGATCCCGCAGACCTTCCGGCAGCCTACTTCGTCTCGTTCGGATCCCGGTGGACCGGATCGATCCACAGCACCGTCTCGGGCTTCTCGACCGGCTCGATGTCGAGATTGATCGCGACCGCCTCGCCGTCACTGCGCACCAGCACGCATTCCAGCACCTCGTCGGGGCTGGCGTTGATCTCCTGGTGCGGCACATAGGGCGGCACGTAGATGAAGTCGCCGGGGCCGGCTTCCGCGGTGAACTGGAGATGCTCGCCCCAGCGCATGCGCGCTTTGCCCTTCACCACATAGATGATGCTTTCGAGATGGCCGTGGTGATGCGCGCCGGTCTTGGCGTCCGGCTTGATGCTGACCGTGCCGGCCCACAATTTCTGTGCACCGACGCGCGCGAAATTGATCGCGGCCTTGCGGTCCATGCCGGGCGTCGAGGGCACGTTCGGATCGAGCTGGTTGCCGGGAATGACGCGCACGCCATCATGCTTCCAGCGATCCTCGTGATCGTGATGGTGGGAGTGCGTGTGGTCGTGGCCGGTCATTGGTCTTGCTTTCTGTTGGTTCCGTGCGCGGCAGGCTAACCAAAGCCGCGGCATCAAGCCATACCAAAATCGGAACGCTCATGGCCGCCCAGCATTGCTTTCGCGGCACGCCGCGCGGGCGAGTAATAACGTGGAGAGCTGAAGCGAAAAAGACCGGCCGAAGGGCCGGTCTTTTTGTCTGCGCCAGTCTCTCCGTCATGACCTTACGGTCACTTCACCGCGAGCAATTCCACATCGAACATCAACGTCGCATTCGGCGGGATCACGCCGCCGGCGCCGCGCGCGCCATAGCCGAGTTGCGGCGGGATGATCAGCGTGCGCTTGCCGCCGACCTTCATCGAGGCGACGCCCTCGTCCCAGCCGGCAATGACACGGCCCTTGCCGATCGGAAACTCGAACGGCTCGTTGCGATCGACGGACGAGTCGAATTTCTTGCCCTTCTGGCCGTTCTCATAGAGCCAGCCTGTGTAGTGCATCACGCAGATCTGGCCGGGTTTTGGCGAAGCGCCGGTGCCGACGACGCTATCGATGGTCTGCAAGCCTGAAGCTGTGGTCATGGTCTTTCCTGCGGTCTGGGCCGAGGCCGTGGTGGAAACGAAATGCGACACGCCGCCGATCACGGTGATCGCGAGTGCCGACATGAGGGCGATGAGCGCGCGCTGAAGACGCTGCATAAGACACCTTCCGTTTGAGGCGGAGAGGTGTCTAGCGCAACGCGATTGGGGTTTCCACCCCTCACACCTCGATATTTTCCAGCCGGACCGGCAACGTGCGGATGCGCTGGCCCGTGGCGTGATAGACGGCGTTGCAGACCGCGGCGTTGGTGCCGACATTGGCAAGCTCGCCGAGGCCCTTTGCGCCTGCCGGATTGATGTGATCGTCCTGCTCGGAGAGCAGGATGACTTCGACGCCTGGCACGTCGGCATTTACGGGGACGAGATAGTCGGCAAAGTTGTCGTTGACGTAGCGCGCATAGCGCTCGTCGATCTCGGTCGACTCGAGCAGCGCCGAGGACATGCCCCAGATCAGGCCGCCCATGAGCTGGCTGTGCGCGGTGCGCGGGTTCATGATGCGCCCAGCGGCGAAGGCACCGACGATACGCGGCGCGCGGATCTCATGCGTGAATCGGTTGATCCTGATCTCGACAAATTCCGCGCCGAAGGCGTAGGCGATCTTGTCCGTCAGGTTGCTGCCGCCGACGAGCCGCACATGTCCGCTATGCATGGCCTGGAAGGAATCCGGCGGCGCGCCTTCCGGCTTCCACTCGCCATATTCCTCGACCACGCTGATGCCGAGCGCGTCAAAGGCCTTCTCGAGATCGAGCGAACGATCGCCCTTCGCCGCCTGCGTCTGACCCATGCCGATGGTTTCCTTGGCTTTGTCGGTCAGGCTTTGGTTCGGCATCGTCGCCTTGAACAGGCGTTGCCGGATCTGGTCGCACACCATCATCACCGCCGAGCAGGTGCTGGCCGTCGAGTTCGAGCCGCCCGCGACCGGCGCCGGCGGCAGATCGCTGTCGCCCATAAAGACCGCGACCTTCTCCAGCGGCACGCCGAGCCGCTCGGCCGCGGTCTGGGCAATGATGGTGTAGGCGCCAGTGCCGATCTCGTGGCCGGCGATCTCAACGCGGGTGCGGCCGTCGCGCTGCAGGCGCACGCGCGCCGCCGACGGCCCCATCTGTGTAGGATAGCACGTGGCGGCGCAGCCGTAGCCAATCAGCCAATCGCCGTCCGACATCGACTTCGGCTCCGGCGAGCGCTGCGACCAGCCGAAGGCCCGGGCCGCTTCATCGAAGCACGCCATCAGCGACCGCGACGTATAGGGCTTGCCCGCGATCGGCTCGTTGGTGGTGTCGTTGATGCGGCGAAGCTCGATCGGGTCCATGTTCAGCTTGACTGCGAGCTCGTCCATCGCGCTTTCCAGCGCGAACAGATACGGCACCTCCGGCGGCGATCGCATGAAACCTGGCGTGTTGCGGTCGGCGCGCACGATCGACACGAGGCTGTCGACGTTCGGACAGGCGTAGAGCCGCGTCGTGGTCTTGGTGCCTCCGACGCAATAGGGATCGGGACGCGAGGAAACCTCGGCCCCCTCGTGCCTGAGCGCGACCAGCCTGCCGTCGCGGCTCGCGCCGAGCTTGATCTCGTGCCGGGTCTCGGCGCGATACGTCGCGATCGTAAAACCCTGGTCGCGGGTCGGGACGAGCTTGACGGGACGATTGAGACGCTTCGCGATGCCGGCGATGATCGCGGTCCGCGGCGTCATCGAGCCGCGCGAGCCAAAGCCGCCGCCGACATAGGGATTGACCACCCGCACCTTGTCGGCGTCGATGCCGAGCTGCTCGGCCACACCGTTCTTCAGGCCGTAGACGTACTGGCTCGGCTCGTAGATGACCAGATTGTCGCCCATCCAGACGCAGCTCGTCGCAAACAGTTCCATCGGATTGTGGTGCTGCGTCGGCGTACCGTAGGACGCGGTGAGCTTGACCTCGGCTGCATCGAATGCCTTGGCGAAATCGCCGACCTTCGGGTCTTCCTTGAACTGTGCGTTCTGCCCTTTCGCACCAGCCATGGTCGTTCCCGGCGAGTCGAACGTTGCGCTGGGCATCACGGCCGCGTAGTTGACCTGGACGCGGTTGGCTGCCTCGCGCGCCGCCTCGTAGCTCTCGGCGATGACGACCGCGATGATCTGGCCGTCATGCGCGACGTCAGTCGACCTCAGCGGCTGGATCGTGGTGCCGGCATAACCGCCATTGCTGAAGAGTTTCGGCTCCTTCAGCTTCGGCGCATTCTCATGCGTCACGATATCGATTACGCCGCGGACACGCCTGGCGTCGGCAAGATCAAATCCGTCGATGCGGCCCTTTGCGATCGCGCTCGTGACCAGGAATGCGTAGGCCGGGTTCGCCAGCGGCATGTCGGACGCGTAGGTGGCGCGCCCCGTCACCTTTGAAACCGCGTCATAGCGCGGCACGGGCCGGCCCATATTCGCCTTCGGCTCGGGAGCGGCAGCGGTCATGGTCAGATCTCCATCATTACGGCCTGCTGGAGCGCGTGCGTCACCACGCGCTTGCCGAGCGCGATCTTGAAGCTGTTGTGCCGGCGGCCCCTCGCCTCCGCGAAAGCGGCATCCGCCACGCGCTGCGCCAGCCCGTCGTCGAATTTCTGTCCCCTCAGCAGCGCCTCCGCTTCCCGCGCCCGCCAGGGCACAGTGGCAACGCCGCCCAGCGCGACGCGCGCATCCCGGATCACGCCATGCTGCACGTCGAGCGCCACCGCGGCCGAGGACAGGGCAAACTCATAGGACTGCCGGTCGCGCGTCTTGAGATAGACCGAACGCGGCCAGCGCCCCCGGACGGCAAAGGCCGAAATCAGCTCGCCGGGCTGAAGTGCGGTCTCGATTTCCGGCGAACTGCCTGGCGGTTTGTGCAGTTGTGCGAACGGCATGCTGCGGGTGCCAGACTTGCTGGTGATTTCGACCGTGGCATCCAGCGCGATCAGCGCCTGGGCAAAATCACCGGGATAGGTCGCGATGCACTGGTCGGAGGTGCCGAGCACCGCATGCATGCGGTTGAATCCGTCCATGGCGGCACAGCCGGAGCCCGGATTGCGCTTGTTGCAATTCTCGTAGGAGATGTCGCGAAAATAGCTGCAACGCGTCCGCTGCATCACATTGCCGCCCAGCGTCGCCATGTTGCGCAGTTGCGCGCTGGCTGCGAGCTTCAGGGAATCCGCGATCATGGGATAGCTGCGCTGGATCTCGGGATGCGCGGCGACGTCGGACATTTTCGCGAGCGCGCCGAGCCGCAAGCCGTCGCTGTCCGGCTCGATCGCCGACCAGCTCCGCGCCAGCGGGTTGATATCGACGATTGCGGCCGGCCGCATCACGTCCAACTTCATCAGATCGATCAGCGTCGTGCCGCCGGCGAGCGGCTGCGCTGTGGCCTGGGTCAGCGGATTGTTTGCCGCTGCTGCCGTGCCGAGCGCCTGCACGGCCATGTTCGGATCGGTTGCCCTCTGATACCGAAAGGATCGCATTTGCCTAGCCTTTCATGATCTCGGGTGCGGCCTGCTTCACGGCCGCGACGATGTTGGGATAGGCGGCACAGCGGCAGATATTGCCGCTCATATATTCGCGGATGTCGGCGTCGTTGGTTGCATGCCCCTCTTTCACGCAGGCGACAGCGGACATGATCTGTCCGGGCGTGCAATAGCCGCACTGGAAGGCGTCGTTGTCGACAAAGGCCTGCTGCATCGGATGCAGGCGGTCATCGGTGGCGAGCCCTTCGATCGTGGTGATCTCCTGACCCTCTGCCGCAAGGGCAAGCGTCAGGCACGACACCACGCGGCGGTCATCGATCAGCACCGTGCAGGCGCCGCACTGGCCGTGATCGCAGCCCTTCTTGCTGCCGGTGAGGCCGAGATGTTCGCGCAGCGCATCGAGCACCGTGGTGCGCGCGTCGATGCGCAGATGCTTGTCCTGGCCGTTCACCCGCAGCGTGACGTCGACGGGAAGCGCGAGATCTTGCGCGGCCTGTGAGCCCGCATCCTGTGCGGCGGCACGCGCGGTCATCGGAACCAGCGCGCTGCCGGCCACCCCCGTCAGAAAAGCGCGCCGATCGAATCCGGATGGCTTGGAACTTGAATTGTCGGACATGGACGGCCTCCGCCGCTTCGAACAAAGCAGCGCACGCCTGCACCGCTCATCGCCCCTTAACTTGGGGCAATGAGCTCTGTTCCGAATGAGATCGGGCGACGCTTGCAGATGCCGCGTCGCCCGCCGTCAACTTTTCCTGATCTTGCGCGAGGAACCTCGCGCAGAACTGATCAATAACCGAGCGCGCAGCCGTCCTTGCGCGGATCGGAACCGCCGGTCAGCGTGCCCTTGTCCCAATCGATCCAGATCGCCTGGGCGCCGCCGAGCGGTCCGACCACGCTGGTGGTCTTGTGGCCGAGCTTCTTCAGTCCCTCGACGATCGCCGCCGGCACGCTGTCCTCGAGCTGATACTGGCCCTCGTAATGCAGGCCGCGCGGCATATCGATCGCCTCCTGCACGTCGCAGCCGTAGTCGAGTATGTTGGTCAGCACATGAGTCTGGCCGGTCGGCTGATACTGTCCCCCCATCACCGCGAACGGCATCACGGAACGGCCACCCTTGGTGAGCAGGCTCGGCATGATCGTGTGCAGCGGGCGCTTGCCGCCCGCGATGCAGTTGGGATGGCCGGGCTGGATGCGGAAGCCGCCGGCGCGGTTCTGGAACAAGACGCCGGTCTTGTTGGAGACGATCGCCGAACCGAAGGAATGCGCGACCGAATTGATGAACGAGCAGACGTTGCGGTCCTTGTCGACGACCGTGATGTAGATGGTCGAGGGATTCATCGGCGGCGCGACGTTCGGCAGCTCGAGCATGCCGTCCATGCGGATCTTGCTGATGTACTCGTCGGCAAAGCCCTTGGCGAGCATCTCGGCGACGTTGATCCTCATATGATCGGGATCGGCGACATGCATCTCGCGATTCATGTAGGCGATGCGCGCGGCCTCTGCCTCGAGATGGAAGCGCCCGACGCCCAGCGGAGCGAACTTGGTCAGGTCGAACCGCGACAGGATGTTGAGCATCAACAGCATGGTGACGCCGGGTCCGTTCGGCGGGCACTGCCAGACGTCGTAACCCTTGTACATGGTGCCGATCGGTGTCGTCACCTCGGTGGTGTGCGCGGCGAAATCGTCGAGCGTGTGCAGGCCGCCGATGCCGCGCAGCGTCTCGACCATGTCCTCCGCGATCGCGCCCTTGTAGAAGGCGTCGCGGCCGTCCTTGGCGATCGCCCGCAGCGTCTTGCCGAGCTCCGCTTGGCGGATGACGTCGCCGGCCACCGGCGGCTTGCCGTGCGGCAGGAGATAGCGCTCAGTGTTGGTGCCGTTCTTTAGCTTTTCGGACTGGTTCTTCCAGTCGAAGGCGATGCGGGGCGCGACGACATAACCTTCTTCCGCCGCCTTGATCGCGGGCTGCAACAGCCGGTCGAAGCCGAACTTGCCGTGATCGCGCAGCACGGTGGCGAAGGCATCGATCACGCCCGGGATCGAGACCGCATGCGCCGAGGTCAGCGGCACCGAGTTGATCTTGCGCTCGAGATACCAGTCGGCGTTCGCTGCCTTCGGCGCCCGGCCGGAGCCGTTATAGGCGATGATCTTGCCCTCGCCGCGCGGCTGGATCAGCGCGAAGCAGTCGCCGCCGATGCCGGTCGAT
The DNA window shown above is from Bradyrhizobium sp. CB1650 and carries:
- a CDS encoding cupin domain-containing protein is translated as MTGHDHTHSHHHDHEDRWKHDGVRVIPGNQLDPNVPSTPGMDRKAAINFARVGAQKLWAGTVSIKPDAKTGAHHHGHLESIIYVVKGKARMRWGEHLQFTAEAGPGDFIYVPPYVPHQEINASPDEVLECVLVRSDGEAVAINLDIEPVEKPETVLWIDPVHRDPNETK
- a CDS encoding xanthine dehydrogenase family protein subunit M — protein: MRSFRYQRATDPNMAVQALGTAAAANNPLTQATAQPLAGGTTLIDLMKLDVMRPAAIVDINPLARSWSAIEPDSDGLRLGALAKMSDVAAHPEIQRSYPMIADSLKLAASAQLRNMATLGGNVMQRTRCSYFRDISYENCNKRNPGSGCAAMDGFNRMHAVLGTSDQCIATYPGDFAQALIALDATVEITSKSGTRSMPFAQLHKPPGSSPEIETALQPGELISAFAVRGRWPRSVYLKTRDRQSYEFALSSAAVALDVQHGVIRDARVALGGVATVPWRAREAEALLRGQKFDDGLAQRVADAAFAEARGRRHNSFKIALGKRVVTHALQQAVMMEI
- a CDS encoding 2Fe-2S iron-sulfur cluster-binding protein, which translates into the protein MSDNSSSKPSGFDRRAFLTGVAGSALVPMTARAAAQDAGSQAAQDLALPVDVTLRVNGQDKHLRIDARTTVLDALREHLGLTGSKKGCDHGQCGACTVLIDDRRVVSCLTLALAAEGQEITTIEGLATDDRLHPMQQAFVDNDAFQCGYCTPGQIMSAVACVKEGHATNDADIREYMSGNICRCAAYPNIVAAVKQAAPEIMKG
- a CDS encoding xanthine dehydrogenase family protein molybdopterin-binding subunit, yielding MTAAAPEPKANMGRPVPRYDAVSKVTGRATYASDMPLANPAYAFLVTSAIAKGRIDGFDLADARRVRGVIDIVTHENAPKLKEPKLFSNGGYAGTTIQPLRSTDVAHDGQIIAVVIAESYEAAREAANRVQVNYAAVMPSATFDSPGTTMAGAKGQNAQFKEDPKVGDFAKAFDAAEVKLTASYGTPTQHHNPMELFATSCVWMGDNLVIYEPSQYVYGLKNGVAEQLGIDADKVRVVNPYVGGGFGSRGSMTPRTAIIAGIAKRLNRPVKLVPTRDQGFTIATYRAETRHEIKLGASRDGRLVALRHEGAEVSSRPDPYCVGGTKTTTRLYACPNVDSLVSIVRADRNTPGFMRSPPEVPYLFALESAMDELAVKLNMDPIELRRINDTTNEPIAGKPYTSRSLMACFDEAARAFGWSQRSPEPKSMSDGDWLIGYGCAATCYPTQMGPSAARVRLQRDGRTRVEIAGHEIGTGAYTIIAQTAAERLGVPLEKVAVFMGDSDLPPAPVAGGSNSTASTCSAVMMVCDQIRQRLFKATMPNQSLTDKAKETIGMGQTQAAKGDRSLDLEKAFDALGISVVEEYGEWKPEGAPPDSFQAMHSGHVRLVGGSNLTDKIAYAFGAEFVEIRINRFTHEIRAPRIVGAFAAGRIMNPRTAHSQLMGGLIWGMSSALLESTEIDERYARYVNDNFADYLVPVNADVPGVEVILLSEQDDHINPAGAKGLGELANVGTNAAVCNAVYHATGQRIRTLPVRLENIEV
- a CDS encoding VOC family protein — its product is MPKMIFVNLPVTDLKRATAFYEAVGAVKNPQFSDETASCMVISETIFVMLLTHDKFRQFTPKAIADAKTTSEVLICLSADSRDAVDEIIGKAEASGGTADPGPKQDFGFMYGRSFEDPDGHIWEVMWMDVAAATTQPAMANA
- the ggt gene encoding gamma-glutamyltransferase — its product is MRNFHFPGRSTVHALNAMVATSHPQASLAAIEVLREGGTAVDAAVAGSAVLGVIEPQSTGIGGDCFALIQPRGEGKIIAYNGSGRAPKAANADWYLERKINSVPLTSAHAVSIPGVIDAFATVLRDHGKFGFDRLLQPAIKAAEEGYVVAPRIAFDWKNQSEKLKNGTNTERYLLPHGKPPVAGDVIRQAELGKTLRAIAKDGRDAFYKGAIAEDMVETLRGIGGLHTLDDFAAHTTEVTTPIGTMYKGYDVWQCPPNGPGVTMLLMLNILSRFDLTKFAPLGVGRFHLEAEAARIAYMNREMHVADPDHMRINVAEMLAKGFADEYISKIRMDGMLELPNVAPPMNPSTIYITVVDKDRNVCSFINSVAHSFGSAIVSNKTGVLFQNRAGGFRIQPGHPNCIAGGKRPLHTIMPSLLTKGGRSVMPFAVMGGQYQPTGQTHVLTNILDYGCDVQEAIDMPRGLHYEGQYQLEDSVPAAIVEGLKKLGHKTTSVVGPLGGAQAIWIDWDKGTLTGGSDPRKDGCALGY
- a CDS encoding FKBP-type peptidyl-prolyl cis-trans isomerase; protein product: MQRLQRALIALMSALAITVIGGVSHFVSTTASAQTAGKTMTTASGLQTIDSVVGTGASPKPGQICVMHYTGWLYENGQKGKKFDSSVDRNEPFEFPIGKGRVIAGWDEGVASMKVGGKRTLIIPPQLGYGARGAGGVIPPNATLMFDVELLAVK